The nucleotide sequence GTTGCTTTATGCAATTCTATTTAAATATAAGTTAGCTTTATTAGTTTATGCATCTTTTTCGCAATGTTGTTAAATTATGTGTGAGTCACAGGAATTGTATAAATTAAACTATTCATTTACTTCAAATATTCATCACACAATACACCTTTTATTACATTACATTACACATGAATCTCTCCATAACTTTTACTTCAAAATTAGAAACAAATCAATAACAAAAACACCACCATCATGAACACAACTACCATCAATAAATGGATTATAAATTTTTGACTCCTTACATCAACTTTCAAACTCCTAACCCTCCATGCTAGGTTCATCTTCATTTTACCATTGACTCTATTAGAATCTGCTATTCCAAGCCCTTCATCTTGTCCAATATCAGCCCAAACAAACATACCACACCAAGTCTTTTTCCTTGTCTAAAATGAACCAACCAAAGATGAAATGCAGCAGATaagaacaaacaaacaaaatgatCATATGTTTAACTTACATTATAATTAGAACATCCAAAAAATAGCTTGTTTGGATTTGATTCTTTTCCAGACCATCGCAGAACTAGACGACTATCGCACCCACGCCATTCCGACACCTTTGCATTTCTGTTCCAACTTTGCGACCTGACTCAATTACCACTCGAAGGAGAGTGAACCAAGCTTCCAGGTACGGTGCTTTGACCACCTATCATCGTGCCTCAACTGATAGCAACGATAGATAAACCTTTAACAAGGAGAAGAGCAACAACAAGAACATAAAGAGGAATAAGAAGACAAGAGgaaagaggaagaggttgaagaagaacttaACTCAGATAAATATTGAGACAATTAGGGTTTCAGGGATTAAATTGGGTACAAATACAACTCTCGCTACATCAGCTAGTCATTGCAGTGTCCAGAACGTGGCAGGGAGGGAGCCATCTCAGCACTCCGTTTGCCTAGTCATCATCGAAAAGAGTCAAGGGACCACATTGATGTCCGGACTTAAATCTAGAGGAccattataataaattaaatttggaGACCAAAATAATAGGTAATTGAGTAAATCTCAGGAATTAAAATGagaatttaataaaaaaaccGGCAAAACTAGTGAATCGCATGAACAAGTAGTGATTCGGCCAgctaaacattttttttctttctttcttttttaaggCTTTGTTTGGATataggaaagaaaatagaatgaaagaaaataaaagaaaaaaatgagaggagagaaaataaaaagaaaaatagagttatTTGTGTATTATTtggatgaagaaaaaataaataaaaaaataaaaaaatcataatatataaaattacattaatatccTTATCTATATTAtatgtaaattataatttattaataactcCATATAtaggataaataaaaaaaaaagagtatatatccattttggtcctcaaagaatttcagactggacactttagtccccaactaaaattaattactcgattggtccctaacaattaactccGTCAGTCACTTAAGTCCTTTACTCCGTTAATtctaacggaggacaaaatagtccctgacaactctaacaggggacaaaCTGGTCCCTGATCTCCTCTATTAGGAAACGACACTGTTCTCTCCCAATtttcatcatatctcgcataacactGACAGTCTAACACTGTAACTTCAAACTATACAATGAACACTCTATAAATTTaatgttcacaagaaaaaaaaCCTCAACTTGTTCgcaaccaattcatactcaggaAACTAATGCCTATGTCTCTCAACTAGTTGTCGTCTTCGATGGATCCCATGAATCTAGACAGCAAGTCTGATTTGTTAAGACTCGTTATCATCGTTATCATCTCCCTCCTCCTCTGCCCTAACATCTTCATAACCACATTGTCCACTACTCTGATCgcttccttcagcttcttctccGAACCAATGTTCAGTAATCGCTTCAGTTTCCATATGAGCAGCAACGGCGACATTGCTCGTTGTAATAGCTTGGATGCAAGGTCGAAGCTGTCTGCCAACTTGGACTCCGGaaaagaaggaatgaagcactcagtgtctatttcaaatgagaatttgTATATGATATCGAACGAGAATCTTCTCATAATGTCCTAATGTCCAATAATCTATATTGCTTGCCGGAAAGTAGAGAAAGGCGTGCCCTTGGAGtagttgtggaacttggtcttgaggaAGTCGTGGACGTTGTCGGGGGTTGGAGGTGATGTTATCAAAGACATGGAAGTGGATGCTTTTGGTGGGTGAAGTGCAGAGAAGGTAGATGTACAAGTCACAAAGATTTAGGAAGTGTGCGGtccatgacatgttgaggtaggtgcGACACGTGTGACAATTACACCATGGCTTAATTTTGGAGCTAAAGAGGAGGAAGGAAACGATGGAAAAGAAGActgtgaaggtgaagaaggagagtatgaacgttagggttatgcgagatatgacaAAAATTGGGGAAGAACGGTGTCGTTTTCGAATAAAGGGGTAAGAGATCATTTTGTcccttgttagagttgtcagggatcattttgtcccaTGTTAGAGTTTTTAGGGACCATTTTATCTtccgttagagttgacggagccaaggacctaagtgactgacggaattaattgttagggaccaatcgagtaattaattttagttaaggACTAAAATGTCTGGTTTGAAATTCTTTGAGTaccaaaatgggtatatactctaattattaataataataagacTAAAAGACAAAtaagtccctgaccttttaaaacggggacattttcgtccctcaaGATTGAAAAATACATTTCGATCCCCCACGTTTTAAAACGGGAGACAATTATACCCTTCCGTTCGTTTTGGGCCAAAAACGGCAACGGACCCAGCTGACATGGAGGGGCACTGAATGACGTGGCCGTTACGCTCGCTGAGGTGGATTGGGACGAAATTTAAGtggacaaattagtccctgaagTGCCAAACGACGCCGTTGCCACCATCCCCCATATTTGAAGCTTCGCATTCCCTATAACACCCAACCCTTACTCCATATATTACAGAAAACCCTACCAGAATAGAAACGCCCTTCTCCCTCCAAAAAAAGAACGACTTCCTACAGTTGAAAGCGGTGGTGTGGTCAGTCGAGGTGGTTGGTGTTGAAGGTTACGGCAAGCTTTGCGTGGAGAGGAAGCTGCCATCATCTACAGAGGTAACGGTGATAATGAAGAGTTTGTGTGTTGTTTAACTGAGAATGCATGGGGTTGGGTTATGGGGGGACtgcaggtttttttttttttgttttggggtAAAAGAATGAGGAAAATGTATGTGAAGTTAACTGATTTAGAAATTTTGATTAGGTAGAGTTTAATCTCTGGTTTATCTACCTGTGGACAATGCAGATGGATGATATGTATGTGGTACCTGTTTTTCACCACGGAGGCCGTTTTGCTAGAAATCCCAGTGGAACTCTTGAGTATATTGGTGGGAAAGTTGAAAAATTTCCGAAGATAGACTTAGACTTTGTGAATTTTGGGGATTTGGTGACATTGTTCAAGGGTTTGGGGTATGCATCATATAGGACAGTATATTGGTTTGACCCAACTAGCAGTGATCTTGAGGGTGGACTGCACATTCTGAGAGGAGATGCAGGCATCAATGAACTCCGAGAGAATAAGATGAAGAATTCAACGACGGATGAATTCTACATTTACTTCGACCATCAAGTTGATGAGCCAGAGATAGTGGATGAAGCTACTGCGGCAGAAGCAGGGGTGGAAGAGTTTGATGACCCAATTGATGTGGACAGCATCATGAGAAAGCTCCAACCATCACCATCCACAGAAGCTGATGGGCAAGAAAGTGAGGAGGATGAAATGTATAAACCTCCTCCGAGTGACTCAGAGACTGTTTCGGATGAGGACTGTTCCAGTGTTGATGAAGACGATGATAGGATGAGGAAAAAAAGAAGTGTGAAAGGAAAGGAGAAGGTTCTGCCAAAGACAAATAGCAGTGTGAAAGAAGGGACAGGGGCAGAGTCAAGTGGAGTTAAAAATAGAGGTAGAGTAAGGAGTGCAAGGGGTAGTGCTGCCAAAGGTGATGGGCCTACTGTGAAGACCAGAGGAACAGCCAAGCCCAAGAAAACTGGGCCAAGAGAAAAGCCCAAAAAGACCAGGCCTGCTCCAAAGCCTAGAAGGAATGGGCCTAATGCAAATCAACAAAGAAGTAGGCCTGCTGTAGATGCTGAAGAACCTCTTCCTAATGTGCAACCCAGGAATCTGCCTCCAATTGGACTCTATGTGAGTGAGGAGGTTTCAGATGATGATGATCCGATTTATGAGTATGCATCAGAGGAACTCCACACACCAGTGTCTTCAGAGGATGAGGGAGAAAAGCATGAGTTTCCAGTTTTCAATGAAAAGTATGGGTTCGGGGAGGGTAGGTTCGAGATAGGAACAAAGTTTGCAACAATTGATGGGTTCAAGGAAGTGGTAAAAGACATGTTCATTTCTGAAGGGAGGGAACTGCTGTGGatcaaaaatgataaagaaagggTGAGGATTGGCTGCAGAGGTGAAGAATGTCCATGGCTAGCACATCTATCCTACAATAAAACATTGTTATGTTATCAGGTAAAGACTTACAAGGCAGAGCATACATGTGCTAGAGACCTGGGCAGCAATGCAGCTGATCAACACTGGGTCAGCAAGAAAGTGAAGAAGAGAATGGCTAGTCAACCTCATATGACTACTAATGAGGCAATTGAGTTTCTTAGAGAAGACTTTAATCTAGTGTTGCATCCGAAGATGGTCTACAGGGCAGTGAAAGAGGCCAAAGAGAGGATTATGGGAAATGAAAAGGAACAGTATGGGAAGCTTAGGGACTATGCCATGGAGATCATTAAGAGTAATCCGGGATCGACTGCAAGAGTTGACGTGATCCCAATCCCTCAATCCCTACCTGTCTTTGACAAAATCTATATCTCCTTTGAGGGTTGTAAGCAAGGCTTTAAGTCTGGGTGTAGGCCTTTCATCCATCTAGATGGAGCATTTTTGAAGACATATCATGGAGGCCAACTACTGTCAGCGGTGGCACAGGATGCCAATAACCAATTCTACGTAGTAGCATATGGAGTTGCAAGATCGGAGACGAAGGAATCCTGGAAATGGTTCCTCACACTGCTTCAGGAAGATCTGGGTGATGCACATCAATTTGGTTGGAACTTTATGTCCGACCAACAAAAGGTCAGACTTCTACATCACTGCATATTAGTGTATCATGTTAAATTACTGCATATTAGTGTAGGATATTAATATAATGCATGTATGTGGTAGAAATGGAATTTAGTGCATATATGTGTTTGCAATGGATATTAGTGCATAGGTGTGAATGATATTTTGAATACTGCAAATATGTGTTTGTAATTGAAGTTATTGTAAATTACTGAATGCAATTTAAACTGCTACATATATGTGTATGCAATATTATGTGTTGGCAGGGTCTGCTACCAGCCTTAAAGGAGGTAATGCCCGAGAGCACATCATCGGAACTGTGTGATGCACATGTGGAAAAACTTCATAAATAGGTTCAAAGATATGCACATTAGAGACATCGTATGGGACTGTGCTAGGTGCACCACTGAACCAGAGTTCAAAGAGACCATGGAGAAGCTGAAGGGGGTGAATAAGGCAGCATGGGAGTATCTAATGAGGTTTGAACCAGCCACTTGGGTTAAGGCTTTCTTCAGTCATGGCCCCAAGGTGGATAACCTAACTAACAACATGTGCGAGGTATTTAATTCAAAAGTCGTTAAATATAGAATGAAGCCAGTTTTGACTATGTGTGAGGAAATTAGGTGCTACCTAATGCGGAGAATGACCAAGCATATTAGGCTGTTAGAGCACCATAGTGGAAAGCTTGCACCTGTTCAGGAGAAAAGGTTGCAGAGGCTGATAAAACCCAGCAGCAGGTGGATTGCCGAATGGGTGGGAGATAACGAAAGAAAGAGATTTCAAGTTAGCATAAAGCAAACCAAAGTAGATGTGGATTTGATCAAACACACTTGTTCATGCAATGTTTGGCAACTGACCGGTATATCTTTAATTTTGAGTGATTTTCTTTAAGGCTGATCTACTATAATGCTAGGTAATATGTTTTGAATGATTTCAGGGCTGATCTAATATAGTGCTAGGTAATATATATGTTTTGAATGCTTTTAGTGATGATGTAATATATTGCTATACAATATGTTCTGAATGATTTTAGAGCTGATCTAATATAATGATAGGTAATATGGTATGTGGTTTTGATTCAGGCATGCCATGCATTCACGGTATTGCTGCAATTAGAAAGAGGCATGACCAGGTAGATGATTATGTGCATTCCTGGTTATGTATGGAATCTATTCACAAAACATATGCACATTGCATAAAATCAGTTCCAAGTGAGGAATTTTGGGTAACCACTGACCAGCTGAGGCCTGCTCCACCACCCATCAAGCGACCTATTGGGAGGCCTAAAGTACACAATCGCAACAAGGATCCTGTTGAGGCTCATATTCAGGGTGACAAGCTTAAGAGAAGCTTTCAAGTGACATGCAGCAAGTGCAATAAGAAAGGCCACAACTACAAGACATGTAAGGGAGCACCAAGCAACCCAAACtggaaaccaaaaaagaaaaaagctaaGAAGACTGATGCAAACACAGAACCCTTGGAGCAGCTTCCCCTATCACAATCAGCCCCTCAACCAGAGGTATCCCTGCTATTGTTTAGGATCGATCTGTACATTTTAAATTTTGTCAGTGGTTACGATGTcctattaacttttttttaaggactaatttgtccatgttctttccttgtttgatctaTGTTGCATAGGATCAAAGCCAGACACAGACTGAAAGTTTGGCTGAAAATAATGCTGTGCAAGAGAAGTCTACAGTAAGCATCCCCCACCCTAAATAATACACTCATAATCACAATCACTTTATTCATGTCAATGCATTTGAACAACTGAATAAGTTGGTTACTTTTGCAGAATCATGTCATCAGCCAGAATGCTGCAGCAACAACACCATCCGCTCCAGTCCAAATTCCATTCAAGCCTCCATCCCAGCAGCCAAGAATGGGGCAACCCAAAACCCCAGCTACTTCCTCCAAATTCAGACCCAAGCAGACAATCAGAAGGCCCCGAGCAAGTGCAAATCCAACCAGATGTTTTGTTATTTTGTGGCAAACTTCTTTATGTTTTGGATTAAGACAGATACATTGTTGTTCATATTTTGCTCATAATATATGCAGAATTACTACCTTATATAATAGCTGATTCACAGAATTACTACCTTATTTTTTGTTCAACAATGGCAATTTTCATTGAATAGCCAACAATGACAATTTTCATTACATCATCAACATTATACATCAACTCATCATCCTCACCACTTTAAGATACATACAGCAACAACAAAAACTACACTAATCAAAGCAATGTGCCACATACTcatttttttctccttctccATACATAACAGTTTCCTCTCCAactctttcatttttttctccAATTCCTGGCTTCGCACCAGTTGAATTTTTTCTTCCAATTCCTGACTTCGCACCACATGATCTTCAATGTCTACACCTCCAACATCATCCACAGCACCCAATGCTTCAGACTCCATGACCCTAATTTTTTTCAAGTGTTCATCAAGCCACACAAAATACCGGCAACACCGTTCTTTAACCTGGAGCAATTTTTCAGATAACACCATAATTAGACACAGAACACTCTCATCCAACTACTATAAAAATAATTGCTCACCTTGAAGAATGGACACCCGAAAAATATTCTATTGGGATTGGATGCTGTTCTTGACTTGTAAAGAATGGCATAAAGGCGCAACCCCATCTCGATCACAAGCTCCAGCAACAGTGGATGAAGATCCCCGTCCAGGTCTTGTGCATGAAGAACTCCCCTCGCTCATCATGGACGATCGCACAAGCAGCGGCCATGACTTCCACCTTGCGTTTGGATGAAATAGGGCTCACTGGTGGCAACGGCGTCGTTTGGCActtcagggactaatttgtccaCTTAAATTTCGTCCCAATCCACCTCAGCGAGCGTAACGGCCACGTCATTCAGTGCCCCTCCATGTCAGCTGGGTCCGTTGCCGTTTTTGGCCCAAAACGGACGGAAGGGTATAATTGTCTCCCATTTTAAAACGTAGGGGATcgaaatgtattttccaatcttGAGGGACGAAAATGTTCCCGTtttaaaaggtcagggacctatttgtcttttaatCTAATAATAAAACTATGGATAATATTAtaaatacacaaaaaataatatttttttattatttgcttacttataataaatttttttttagtgaGACTCGCACTAAAATTTTtttcctttccatttttttaaccaaaaaaaataaaattttccatTCTTTctattcattcattttctttcctcGAATTTGCTATAGTGTAAAGCTCGAAAAGCCTTGTGTTTACTGCTTTTAAAAAAACCCTAGATCATTACTCACCCCAACTCCCCTACCCTTGGCTATTGTTGCCGCTACAGAGGAAGTCTATCATCCTTCCTGCTCCTTCTCTGTCTTCGAACTCCACCAGAGTTGCCGCCGATATCGTTATTCCGTTCGACCTCTCCTCCTTCATCGCTACTGCGTTCAACTTCTCATCTCGCGTCTCTACTCGCCTCTGTGCTCTCCTCTCTGATTACGTCTTTGCTCGCCTCTTCGCCCCGTCTCTGCCCACCCTCGCGGCCCTGGTATCACATTTTGCATTCTCAATTTCTGCATTGAATTTGCTTCATGATTCTTGGATTTGATGAGTGATTTATCCTAATTTCTGCCTTCTTGTTGAGTTGCTGACTTGCTGTTTAATTggagaattttttttgtttatcgtCATTTCATTAATTTGATTAGTAAATGGAGATTTTTGCGGTTTAATTTGATTGGCAATTTATCCTAAATTTTATTTCCGAGTTGATGTTTAATTTATGTGTTGAAAAGTAGGCAAATTATTATGTGAGaagtaaaattttgaattttattgtcATTGAATCAGTGAATTTCTTTATATATTTAGATATTTATATTCTTTCAGTTCTCGCAACTTTGTGTTAAAGAATAAAGAAAAGCTCCAATTTTTGTCTTTATTCAATCTTTCGTAGCATTATTCATGTGATTAGTATTGTAACATTTTTCCCTCTGTAAACTGGGAAGGTTTGCAAAGTAACAGCAGACCTCCTTTTGAAGCTGAAATTTTGTTAAAAGAGGAGCAGCAGCAGCCAAAAGACCAATGAATATACTTTCAGTTGCACGTAGGTCATTGAATTTTGTTTCGATAAAGCAGTTTCGTCAAACACATTTGCTCAGACGACTTTCTACACGGCGGGTTCCTGGTACTTTGGattttatccatattttctttttgctGATATCAGTAGTTGATATTTCTCATTATTtggatgttttcttgttttggttCTAATTTTGTCTCTGATTGAGCTTGTGAATCTGTTTGGCCATGTGAAAGTCTTTTTGTTTTTAATCCTGATAGTGTGTGACTGTAAATGTTGCTAAACAAATATGCTTTTGAGGGATAGATTCCCCCCTCCCCCCCTTTCTCCCAAAAAAAATTGTACTTATAGAGTTTGGCATGATTTAGTTTTCATGTAGAAGCAGAACCAAATTTAAAACTGATTTATGACATCTCAATATTTTTGAACCAGTTTAAAACTGTAGACATGCTTACTGAATGAGAAAGCTCTTCGCCCCCCGAACCTCTGTGTCTGTGTGTGTATCTCGGCCTCTCCCCGCCGGATGCTTTAAAGTCTTATGTGGTTTTCATAGCATTGACTGTGTGGCTTTACGAGCTGATTTTGGCTGGCAAATAGCACTCACTCTTTCTATCAAGTAAAACCGGTAACAAAAATAACTACACCAAGCTAAACAAATTATGATCTGCAGCAGAAAAAAAACAGTTTATTAAATTAagttgcttttattttttttttaaaaaaagggaaCTGGCTtttaaatttggttttggtttgcCTACATTTTGGTTCCAATCAGGAATGTTTCCATGCACAACCCTAAATCCTTGGATCTGCTTATGTTGGACATGTTTTAGACTTGGTTCCTTTTGGCATATTTGGGGCATGAATTGTGAATGTCTTGTTAGGTATTACTTTATTATCAAGTTTGAAAATGATGATGTAACTATATAATTTACAGAAGTCATCATTATTAATTGTGAGCTGCTGAGCTATATTGTTGTCTTGCTCTCTGCTACAGATTTAATATTGTGATTCCCAAATTACATCATTATATCACATGCCATTAGAACCTTTTAAAGGCATGTTTGTTTGCTATTTTGAGAACTAATAATTCCTAAAGATCTACAAGTATGCCTGATCCTGCTTTTAGAATGGGTTCTAAACACATCTAGTATTCTAGTCACAAGATAGATGTAATAAAGTAGGATAAAGAACTTAGAAATGCTGAAGAGTATGTTATAATATTTGTGTGTCTACTTGGTCTATGCAAAATAATTATAGTATTGCTGGCACAATGTTTATATTGAAAGGGGTAAATCTGTGTGCTGtattgaaggaagaaggaatggaagtgaaattaaagaaaatctcTGGACATTTCAATTTATAATATGCTCAGCTGAGAACTTGATTTTTGCTTCCTTTATTACAAATGTAGTATTATTTTTGTTGCAAATGTTTGGATAAATATCAATGTCCTATTTGTTGTCCCAAACATTTTAAAAGTGACTTTATTTTTCCCACTTAAGACCACCAAAAATCAATAAAGGGTATATCCtttcaaaaagttttttttagaaattaaaagaaatccCAAGATTTCCAAGATCTGGTAATAGGTGATGGAAAATCAGAAAATAGAGaatgaatggaaagaaaataggGATTTTGGTTATGATGGGGTGTGTGTTAATGTGATTACTGAAAAATAAATTCCCTCAAGTTTTTCACTAGCCTTCTGAAATTCTGCAGTCCTTTTTGTTATCCCTCTCAACTCCAATCACTAGCAAATATAATATTCATCAAAAGACTAAAATGCAATGTAGTATGTCGCAGAAAGTAGAACTGCTAATTCATGCATAacagagggaaaaatattgtatTATATGAATTAGTGATTGCTAATGTAGTGGATTTAATAACTTCTCACCTGTTAAGTTCTAACTAAAATATGCCTTTTATATTATGCTTCAAATGTTCGGAAAAGTCGTATAGTTCGATTTCCACTTTATTGATGCTTGTCTTAGTGTTCATCTAATTTATCTAAACTAAATCAGTTAGGTTGTTCTGCAGTAGTAGTGTATGGAGCGGTCCTTGTCAGATGCTTTCTGATTTCTGATGGGTTCATATGAATTTATATCTGTattaatgtttttatttgcatGCTTCCATTCTTCAGCACTTCATCATTTTCGGTCCTCAACACATGGATGGCCCATCAACGCAAATCCTACTTGCAAAACTTCCTCCCAACTTGCAGCTACCCAAATAAGATGGGCATCTCAATCTGCAACTACAGAGGAAGACAATAAGATTAGCATTGGACCCCGAAGTGGAGGACAATCCCAGGAAGATGACAAGGAAGCTGGAGTTGTTTATTATGGTCCAATCTCAAATACCATAAAGAAAGTGAAGCTTCTGTCTCTCTCAACTTGCTGCCTTTCAGTATCATTGGGTCCAGTGATAACCTTCATGACATCCCCTGATATGAATGTCATCCTGAAAGGCGCAGTGGCATCATCTGTAATATTCTTTAGTGCTTCAACCACTTTTGCCCTTCACTGGTTCGTTAGCCCTTACGTTCACAAACTGAGGTGGCAGCCTGGCTCAGACAGCTTTGAGGTGGATATGATGACGTGGCTCGCAACTTATACTCCGAAGACTATTAAGTTTGCTGATATTCGTCCACCTCAGACCAATAGGCCTTTTGTGTCATTTAAGGCTAACGACAACTTTTACTTCGTCGATGCAGAGCACTGTCATAACAAGGCACTTCTGGCCAGACTCACCCCACGAAAAGAAACTCATCACGACTCAGCTTTCAAAAACTTGTGATTTGAAACATATTTTATAGTAATTTACCTTTTGGATAAGTGAGGAGTATTTAGCCCTGCCTTGGAATTATGCTCCCTTGAGATTTGATCTCTTGTACGGATGGTATAAACTCTCTTAGATTTGATAAATAATGTGCACAGTTGGTGTGGCAATTTATGTTATATGAGGAGGCATGTTTGCTACTAATtggaaataattttatattattatgttGTATGGAGTTATAGATGTGGTAAGGAGCATAGTCATCAGACCCGGCCCGACTTGGTCACCTGGCTGGCCGAGCCACTCATTGAACCGGTTGTGCATCGGATCTGGTCGAACCCGGTTCAACTCGACGGGTTTTCATGAAACCTAGTGACCCGGCTAGTTTATTTAACTCGGTCCAGggcgtttttttttcttttctattaccTGAAACGGTGTTGTTTAAGACACTTCCCTTTTTTCC is from Arachis ipaensis cultivar K30076 chromosome B01, Araip1.1, whole genome shotgun sequence and encodes:
- the LOC107605908 gene encoding uncharacterized protein At4g04775-like, with protein sequence MGLRLYAILYKSRTASNPNRIFFGCPFFKVKERCCRYFVWLDEHLKKIRVMESEALGAVDDVGGVDIEDHVVRSQELEEKIQLVRSQELEKKMKELERKLLCMEKEKKMSMWHIALISVVFVVAVCILKW
- the LOC107629296 gene encoding uncharacterized protein LOC107629296, with protein sequence MNILSVARRSLNFVSIKQFRQTHLLRRLSTRRVPALHHFRSSTHGWPINANPTCKTSSQLAATQIRWASQSATTEEDNKISIGPRSGGQSQEDDKEAGVVYYGPISNTIKKVKLLSLSTCCLSVSLGPVITFMTSPDMNVILKGAVASSVIFFSASTTFALHWFVSPYVHKLRWQPGSDSFEVDMMTWLATYTPKTIKFADIRPPQTNRPFVSFKANDNFYFVDAEHCHNKALLARLTPRKETHHDSAFKNL